A single region of the Neisseria zoodegmatis genome encodes:
- a CDS encoding mechanosensitive ion channel family protein has product MWETIHQYIENGPVKAEILESVLMIVGILILRGVILQAHFRRNPAMEIEEKRRWVVVSRNFTLIFAVFGLAIIWAAQIQTLALSMFAVAAAIVLATKELIMCLSGSLLRASTNQYSVGDYIEVNGLRGRVVDINLLNTLMMQIGPHTLVGQLSGKTVSFPNSLLLSHSVQRDNVLGMYVIHTLEIPVPIHLDSDAIVPGLQKLLEKLCLPYIAAIERHLEEVQTQKLFITPAAQPRITRVPHDDKVYHIVVRFASPVQKRLEIQQALLDEFIRIQYKLLNNKD; this is encoded by the coding sequence ATGTGGGAAACCATACACCAATATATTGAAAACGGGCCGGTAAAGGCCGAAATACTCGAATCGGTGCTGATGATTGTCGGCATACTGATTTTGCGGGGCGTGATTCTGCAAGCCCATTTCCGCAGAAATCCGGCGATGGAAATCGAAGAAAAACGGCGCTGGGTGGTGGTGAGCCGCAACTTCACGCTGATTTTTGCCGTGTTCGGGCTGGCGATTATTTGGGCGGCGCAAATCCAAACGCTGGCATTATCCATGTTTGCCGTGGCCGCCGCCATTGTGTTAGCCACCAAAGAGCTGATCATGTGCTTGTCGGGCAGCCTGCTGAGGGCATCGACCAACCAATATTCGGTTGGCGATTATATAGAAGTGAACGGGCTGCGGGGCAGGGTGGTCGATATCAATCTGCTCAATACCCTGATGATGCAGATCGGCCCGCATACTTTGGTGGGGCAGTTGAGCGGCAAAACCGTATCCTTTCCCAACAGCCTGCTGCTGTCGCATTCGGTGCAGCGCGACAACGTGCTGGGCATGTATGTGATTCATACGCTCGAAATCCCCGTGCCCATTCATTTGGATTCGGATGCCATCGTGCCCGGCCTGCAAAAGCTGCTGGAAAAACTCTGCCTGCCCTATATCGCCGCCATCGAACGCCACTTGGAAGAAGTGCAGACGCAAAAGCTGTTTATTACGCCGGCCGCACAACCGCGCATCACCCGCGTGCCGCACGACGACAAGGTGTACCACATTGTCGTGCGTTTTGCCTCGCCGGTGCAGAAGCGTTTGGAAATCCAGCAGGCCTTGCTCGACGAATTTATCCGTATTCAGTATAAATTATTGAATAATAAAGATTAA
- a CDS encoding AraC family transcriptional regulator: MLPAFLPPAVQPQDLNDLIRSLNMFAPVLQVLPSTVFFVKNTQAQYVYANDTLLHRLQLPDMAALIGKTSEDLFQSEWGQRYTQQDREVLSEGKTISNKLELHTYASGELGWCITHKMPVRNPQGEVIAMLGVSVDVETNDSNRPELNKKIALIEKYIAGHFDQSIKMKDLEAVSRLSTAQIERYFKKIFHITPSQYIQKVRIEAAMAMLETGLSVTEISARCGYSDHSAFTRQFKALVGLAPSEFKKSR; encoded by the coding sequence ATGCTACCCGCCTTCCTCCCGCCCGCGGTTCAGCCGCAGGATTTAAACGACCTCATCCGCAGCCTGAACATGTTTGCGCCTGTGTTGCAGGTGCTGCCGAGCACGGTGTTTTTTGTAAAAAACACGCAGGCGCAATACGTTTATGCCAACGATACGCTGCTGCACCGCCTGCAATTGCCCGATATGGCCGCTTTGATCGGCAAAACGTCGGAAGATCTGTTTCAGTCGGAATGGGGGCAGCGCTATACGCAGCAAGACAGGGAAGTGTTGAGCGAGGGCAAAACCATCAGCAACAAGCTGGAGCTGCATACTTATGCTTCGGGAGAACTGGGCTGGTGTATCACGCATAAAATGCCGGTGCGCAATCCGCAGGGTGAGGTTATTGCCATGCTCGGTGTGTCGGTGGATGTGGAAACCAACGACAGCAACCGCCCCGAGCTGAACAAGAAAATCGCGCTGATTGAAAAATACATCGCCGGCCATTTCGACCAAAGCATCAAAATGAAAGACTTGGAAGCCGTTTCGCGCCTTTCCACCGCCCAAATCGAGCGTTATTTCAAAAAGATTTTCCACATCACGCCTTCGCAATACATTCAAAAAGTGCGCATCGAAGCGGCGATGGCGATGCTGGAAACGGGCTTGTCGGTCACGGAAATTTCCGCCCGCTGCGGCTATTCTGACCACAGCGCGTTTACGCGGCAGTTTAAGGCGCTGGTGGGCTTGGCGCCGTCTGAATTTAAGAAATCGAGATAA